In Miniphocaeibacter halophilus, the following proteins share a genomic window:
- the rpsK gene encoding 30S ribosomal protein S11, with protein MATKKQQTRVRRRERKNIEKGQAHIVSSFNNTMVTLSDLQGNVISWASAGQLGFRGSRKSTPFAAQEAAQEAAKKAMEHGLKVVEVYVKGPGSGREAAIRSLQASGLEISLIKDMTPVPHNGCRPPKRRRV; from the coding sequence TTGGCAACTAAGAAACAACAAACACGTGTAAGAAGAAGAGAAAGAAAAAATATAGAAAAGGGCCAAGCTCATATAGTATCTTCATTTAATAACACAATGGTTACTTTAAGTGATTTACAAGGAAATGTAATATCTTGGGCATCAGCAGGTCAATTAGGTTTCCGTGGTTCAAGAAAATCTACTCCTTTTGCAGCACAAGAAGCAGCACAAGAAGCAGCTAAAAAAGCTATGGAACATGGTTTAAAAGTTGTAGAAGTTTATGTTAAAGGACCAGGTTCAGGAAGAGAAGCTGCAATTAGATCTTTACAAGCTTCAGGACTTGAAATTAGTTTAATTAAGGATATGACTCCTGTTCCACATAACGGTTGTAGACCACCTAAGAGAAGAAGAGTTTAA
- a CDS encoding adenylate kinase codes for MRLVLLGPPGAGKGTQAAKLVEEYKIVHISTGDIFRKNIKEQTELGKQVKDYLDKGLLVPDELTVDLVWDRLDQDDCKNGFLLDGFPRTIEQANKLQKGLEERNIKLDKVINIAVDKEILVKRLAGRRVCTNCGATYHIDSKPTKVEGICDLCNSNSVIQREDDKEETVLNRIEVYENQTAPLIGYYEDLNLLFNVDGTLPVDEVFEIIKNHLDNM; via the coding sequence ATGAGATTAGTACTACTAGGTCCTCCAGGAGCAGGTAAAGGAACTCAAGCAGCTAAGTTAGTTGAAGAATATAAGATAGTTCATATATCTACTGGGGATATTTTTAGAAAAAACATAAAGGAACAAACTGAATTAGGTAAACAAGTAAAGGATTATTTAGACAAGGGATTATTAGTTCCAGATGAACTAACTGTTGACCTAGTTTGGGATAGATTAGATCAAGACGATTGTAAAAATGGATTTCTATTAGATGGTTTTCCAAGAACCATAGAACAAGCCAATAAATTGCAAAAAGGATTAGAAGAAAGAAACATAAAGTTAGACAAGGTTATTAATATAGCTGTTGACAAAGAAATTTTAGTTAAACGTCTAGCTGGAAGAAGGGTATGTACTAACTGTGGAGCAACTTATCATATAGACAGCAAACCTACAAAGGTTGAAGGAATATGTGACTTGTGTAATAGTAATTCAGTAATTCAACGAGAAGATGATAAGGAAGAAACAGTGCTTAATAGAATTGAAGTTTATGAGAATCAAACAGCACCCTTAATTGGATACTATGAAGATTTGAATTTACTTTTCAATGTTGATGGTACTCTTCCTGTAGATGAGGTTTTTGAAATCATAAAAAATCATCTAGACAATATGTAG
- a CDS encoding type Z 30S ribosomal protein S14: MAKKSMIAKQQRPAKFSTQAYNRCKICGRPHAYLRKYGICRICFRELAYRGEIPGVRKASW, encoded by the coding sequence GTGGCAAAAAAATCAATGATTGCAAAACAACAAAGACCTGCAAAATTTAGTACACAAGCTTATAATAGATGTAAAATTTGCGGTAGACCTCATGCTTACTTAAGAAAATACGGAATTTGTCGTATATGCTTTAGAGAATTGGCTTATAGAGGCGAAATCCCAGGCGTTAGAAAAGCAAGCTGGTAA
- the infA gene encoding translation initiation factor IF-1, translated as MSKKDIIEVEGVVTEALPNTIFKVRLENGHEITAHISGKLRMNYIRILPGDKVIVELSPYDLTKGRITWRNK; from the coding sequence ATGTCCAAGAAGGATATAATAGAAGTAGAAGGTGTAGTTACAGAAGCTTTACCTAATACCATATTTAAAGTTCGACTAGAAAATGGTCATGAAATAACAGCTCATATCTCTGGAAAGTTAAGGATGAATTACATTAGAATTCTTCCAGGTGATAAGGTAATTGTGGAACTATCACCTTACGATTTGACTAAAGGAAGAATAACTTGGCGTAACAAGTAA
- the rpsQ gene encoding 30S ribosomal protein S17 — protein MERNKRSTITGTVVSDKMDKTIVVAVNTFVAHPLYKKQIKKTTKFKAHDENNECNTGDKVLIMETKPLSREKRWRLVEILERAK, from the coding sequence ATGGAAAGAAATAAAAGAAGTACTATTACTGGTACTGTTGTATCAGATAAAATGGATAAAACAATAGTTGTAGCTGTTAATACATTTGTTGCTCATCCACTATATAAGAAACAAATTAAAAAGACTACAAAATTTAAAGCTCATGACGAAAATAACGAATGTAACACTGGGGATAAAGTATTAATAATGGAAACAAAACCTCTTTCAAGAGAAAAAAGATGGAGATTAGTTGAAATCCTCGAAAGAGCAAAATAG
- the rplO gene encoding 50S ribosomal protein L15, with the protein MKLHDLKPATGGGVKAKKRVGRGYGSGLGHTSGRGHDGQNSRSGGGVRPGFEGGQMPLFRRLPKRGFTNIFAKEYAEVNVATLNKFEDGTVVTPELLLEKGIIKKSKAKDGVKILGNGEIEKNLTVKAQKFTKTAEEKIAKAGGKAEVI; encoded by the coding sequence ATGAAATTACATGACTTAAAACCTGCAACAGGCGGTGGAGTTAAAGCTAAGAAAAGAGTTGGTAGAGGTTATGGTTCAGGACTTGGACATACTTCTGGAAGAGGACATGATGGACAAAACTCAAGATCAGGCGGTGGAGTAAGACCTGGATTTGAAGGGGGCCAAATGCCTTTATTCAGAAGATTACCTAAAAGAGGATTTACCAATATTTTTGCTAAAGAATATGCTGAAGTTAATGTAGCTACTTTAAATAAATTTGAAGATGGTACAGTTGTAACTCCTGAGCTTTTATTAGAAAAAGGTATTATAAAAAAATCCAAGGCTAAGGATGGTGTAAAAATTCTTGGCAATGGTGAAATAGAAAAGAATTTAACAGTTAAAGCACAAAAATTTACAAAAACTGCTGAAGAAAAAATAGCCAAGGCTGGAGGAAAGGCTGAGGTGATTTAG
- the secY gene encoding preprotein translocase subunit SecY has protein sequence MIQTLKNAWKVEDVRKRLIFTFLMLVIYRLGNVIPVPFIDSSVVEAVMTGQDNYLLQMLNTFAGGSLQSMSIFALSIYPYITASIVMQLLTIAIPRLEEMARDGEEGKRKMGKYTKVIGVVLALVQAYAIVMVLFGQAVATGNFLSKAIMLLTLVAGTMFLVWLGEMITEKGVGNGISIIIFFGIISGVPNQIKQMFAGFSYGQFAWWAVAILALISVVILVIVIEINQGERRIPVQYAKRVVGRKMYGGQSTHIPVKVNMSGVMPVIFSNAILQLPQLIISLFGGSTPKWMEYLFGMNTISGLIIYCLVNLFLIIVFAYFYSAVQFNTVEYAKNLQQYGGFIPGIRPGKPTGEYLQRISSKITLIGAVILAIIATAPFLVNYFLKLNMLFAGTSLIIVVGVILETIKQIESMLTMRHYKGFLNK, from the coding sequence ATGATTCAAACATTGAAAAATGCTTGGAAAGTTGAAGATGTAAGAAAAAGACTAATATTTACATTTCTAATGTTAGTTATATATAGATTGGGAAATGTAATTCCCGTTCCATTTATAGACTCATCTGTAGTGGAAGCAGTTATGACAGGACAAGACAACTACTTACTACAAATGCTTAATACATTTGCAGGCGGTAGTTTACAGAGTATGAGTATATTTGCTCTTAGTATTTATCCATATATTACAGCATCAATAGTTATGCAACTTCTTACTATTGCTATTCCTAGATTAGAGGAAATGGCAAGAGATGGTGAAGAAGGAAAAAGAAAAATGGGTAAATATACTAAAGTTATTGGTGTTGTTTTAGCCTTAGTTCAAGCTTATGCTATAGTAATGGTATTGTTTGGACAAGCAGTAGCAACTGGTAACTTTTTATCGAAGGCAATTATGTTGTTGACCTTAGTTGCCGGTACAATGTTCTTGGTTTGGTTAGGTGAAATGATTACTGAAAAGGGAGTAGGTAATGGTATATCCATTATAATTTTCTTTGGTATTATTTCAGGTGTTCCAAATCAAATTAAACAGATGTTTGCAGGTTTTTCATATGGACAATTTGCTTGGTGGGCAGTTGCTATACTAGCATTGATTTCTGTAGTTATTCTTGTAATAGTTATTGAAATTAACCAAGGAGAAAGAAGAATACCTGTTCAATATGCTAAAAGAGTAGTAGGAAGAAAGATGTATGGTGGACAATCTACACATATTCCTGTAAAGGTTAATATGTCTGGAGTTATGCCAGTAATTTTTTCCAATGCTATACTTCAATTACCACAACTTATAATATCTCTTTTTGGTGGTAGTACACCAAAATGGATGGAGTATTTATTTGGAATGAACACTATAAGTGGTTTAATTATATATTGTCTTGTAAACTTGTTTTTAATTATCGTTTTTGCATATTTTTATAGTGCAGTACAATTTAATACTGTTGAATATGCTAAAAACTTACAACAATACGGAGGTTTTATACCAGGAATAAGACCTGGAAAACCAACAGGAGAATACTTACAAAGAATATCCAGTAAAATAACATTAATTGGTGCAGTGATTTTAGCTATAATAGCTACAGCTCCATTTTTAGTAAACTACTTCTTAAAGTTAAATATGTTATTTGCAGGTACTTCATTGATTATTGTTGTAGGGGTTATATTAGAGACTATTAAACAAATAGAATCTATGTTAACAATGAGACATTATAAAGGTTTCTTAAATAAATAG
- the rplP gene encoding 50S ribosomal protein L16 gives MLMPKRVKYRKVHRGRMTGKAHKGNTITYGEYALQALEPCWMTSNQIEAARRAMTRYIKRGGNIWIKVFPDKPVTEKPAEVRMGSGKGSPEYWVAVVKPGRILFEMSGVTEDIAREAMRLAAHKLPIKTKFVARDNIDKDGEANEN, from the coding sequence ATGTTAATGCCTAAGAGAGTTAAATACCGTAAGGTTCATAGAGGTAGAATGACAGGTAAGGCACACAAGGGTAATACTATTACTTATGGAGAATATGCTTTACAAGCTTTAGAACCTTGTTGGATGACTTCAAATCAAATAGAAGCCGCAAGACGTGCGATGACTAGATATATAAAAAGAGGCGGTAATATTTGGATAAAAGTATTTCCAGATAAGCCTGTAACAGAAAAACCAGCTGAGGTACGTATGGGTTCCGGTAAAGGATCACCAGAATATTGGGTAGCTGTGGTAAAACCAGGTAGAATATTATTTGAAATGTCTGGTGTAACAGAAGATATAGCAAGAGAAGCAATGAGACTTGCAGCACATAAATTACCTATTAAAACAAAATTCGTAGCTCGTGATAATATAGATAAGGACGGTGAAGCTAATGAAAACTAA
- the rpsH gene encoding 30S ribosomal protein S8 encodes MMTDPIADMLTRIRNANNAKHKSVEIPSSKMKRDVAQILLDEGFIDGFNVTEDDKQGIITLDLKYGPREERVISGIKRISKPGLRVYVRSNELPKVLGGLGIAVISTSKGVVTDKVARKEGIGGEVICYVW; translated from the coding sequence ATGATGACTGATCCTATAGCGGATATGCTAACAAGAATAAGAAATGCTAACAATGCAAAGCATAAGTCAGTAGAAATTCCATCATCAAAAATGAAAAGAGACGTTGCTCAAATATTACTTGATGAAGGTTTTATAGATGGATTTAATGTAACAGAAGATGACAAACAAGGCATTATAACTTTAGATTTAAAATATGGTCCAAGGGAAGAAAGAGTTATTTCAGGTATTAAGAGAATTTCTAAACCAGGACTAAGAGTATATGTTAGATCCAATGAGTTACCTAAAGTTCTAGGAGGACTAGGTATTGCGGTAATCTCTACATCTAAAGGTGTTGTAACTGATAAGGTTGCAAGAAAAGAAGGTATAGGTGGAGAGGTTATTTGTTACGTTTGGTAA
- the rplE gene encoding 50S ribosomal protein L5, with protein sequence MTSRLLEKYRNEVIPALTESFGYKNVMEVPKLNKIVLNVGLGSSKDNPKAVESAVKEIETITGQRPVVTKAKKSIANFKLRDGMSIGVKVTLRGQKMYDFLDKLVSISLPRVRDFRGVSTSSFDGRGNYSLGIREQLIFPEIEYDMVDQIRGMDIVIVTTAETDEESKKFLELMGMPFKK encoded by the coding sequence GTGACTTCCAGATTATTAGAAAAATATAGAAATGAAGTTATTCCTGCATTAACAGAAAGCTTTGGTTATAAAAATGTAATGGAAGTTCCTAAGTTAAACAAAATAGTGCTTAACGTAGGTTTAGGTTCTTCTAAAGACAATCCAAAGGCTGTAGAAAGTGCAGTTAAAGAAATAGAAACTATTACTGGACAAAGACCAGTAGTTACAAAAGCAAAGAAATCAATAGCTAACTTTAAACTAAGAGACGGTATGAGTATCGGAGTTAAAGTTACTTTAAGAGGACAAAAAATGTATGATTTCTTAGATAAATTAGTAAGTATTTCATTACCTAGAGTTAGAGACTTTAGAGGTGTTTCAACATCATCTTTCGATGGTAGAGGAAACTACTCATTAGGTATAAGAGAGCAATTGATATTTCCAGAAATTGAATACGATATGGTAGATCAAATTAGAGGAATGGATATTGTTATAGTGACTACTGCTGAAACAGATGAAGAATCTAAGAAATTTTTAGAGCTAATGGGAATGCCATTCAAGAAGTAG
- the rplX gene encoding 50S ribosomal protein L24, whose protein sequence is MKIKKDDTVIVVAGKDKGKQGKVLRTLPKLNKVIVEGVNIQTKHEKPRGPEQPGGIQKSEGPIDASNVMYYDSKAGKGSRIGYKIENGTKVRISKASGQEIK, encoded by the coding sequence ATGAAAATTAAAAAAGATGATACGGTAATAGTTGTTGCTGGTAAAGATAAAGGAAAACAAGGTAAGGTATTAAGAACTCTACCTAAGTTAAACAAGGTTATCGTTGAAGGTGTAAATATACAAACTAAACACGAAAAACCAAGAGGACCAGAACAACCTGGTGGAATACAAAAGTCAGAAGGACCTATAGATGCATCTAATGTTATGTACTACGATTCTAAAGCTGGAAAAGGCAGTAGAATTGGCTATAAGATAGAAAATGGTACAAAAGTTAGAATAAGTAAAGCTAGTGGTCAAGAAATTAAATAG
- the rplF gene encoding 50S ribosomal protein L6 has translation MSRIGLKPIEIPAGVEVKVNDGNLVHVKGPKGELTQQIDQGMTINIDNNTVVVSRPSDSKKNKSLHGLSRSLLENMIVGVTDGYKKTLVIEGTGYRAAKAGKKLTLNLGYSHPIEVEDPEGIEIEVPDAHTIVITGIDKQKVGNFAANIRDYRKPEPYKGKGVRYENEYIRRKVGKTGK, from the coding sequence ATGTCAAGAATTGGATTAAAACCAATAGAAATTCCTGCTGGTGTTGAAGTTAAAGTTAACGATGGCAACCTTGTACATGTTAAAGGACCAAAAGGCGAATTAACTCAACAAATAGATCAGGGTATGACTATTAATATAGATAATAATACAGTTGTTGTTTCCCGTCCTTCTGACAGTAAAAAGAACAAGTCTTTACACGGATTATCAAGATCCTTACTAGAAAATATGATAGTAGGTGTAACTGATGGTTATAAAAAGACTTTAGTTATTGAAGGAACAGGATATAGAGCAGCAAAAGCTGGTAAAAAACTTACTTTAAATTTAGGATATTCTCATCCTATTGAAGTAGAAGATCCAGAAGGAATAGAAATAGAAGTTCCTGATGCTCACACTATAGTAATAACTGGAATTGATAAACAAAAAGTTGGAAACTTTGCAGCTAATATAAGAGATTACAGAAAACCTGAACCTTATAAAGGAAAAGGTGTACGTTATGAAAATGAATATATTAGACGTAAAGTTGGTAAAACTGGTAAATAG
- a CDS encoding KOW domain-containing RNA-binding protein: MDQYKELVIGQVVRSIKGRDKGRIQLVLDLLDESHVLVVDGKRRKLENPKKKKIKHLQKTNTVLTINKDINDCKIRKMLKAFENKEEVH, encoded by the coding sequence ATGGACCAATACAAAGAGTTAGTAATAGGTCAGGTGGTTAGATCCATAAAAGGTCGAGACAAAGGACGAATTCAATTGGTTTTGGACCTTTTGGATGAATCCCATGTATTGGTAGTTGATGGCAAAAGAAGAAAATTAGAAAATCCAAAGAAGAAGAAAATTAAGCATTTGCAAAAAACTAATACGGTACTTACTATAAATAAGGATATTAATGATTGTAAGATACGAAAAATGCTTAAGGCTTTTGAGAACAAAGAGGAGGTTCATTAA
- the rpsM gene encoding 30S ribosomal protein S13 — MARIAGVDLPREKRIEIGLTAIYGVGRQLSNEILNAAGVSADTKVKDLTETELAAIRNELDKYTIEGDLRREVAMNIKRLKEINCYRGIRHKRGLPVRGQNTKNNARTRKGPKKLAQKNK, encoded by the coding sequence GTGGCTAGAATTGCTGGGGTAGATTTACCTAGAGAAAAAAGAATTGAAATAGGTTTAACTGCAATTTACGGTGTAGGTAGACAACTTTCAAATGAAATTCTTAATGCTGCAGGTGTTAGTGCTGATACTAAAGTAAAGGACTTAACAGAAACAGAATTAGCGGCAATAAGAAATGAATTAGATAAATATACAATAGAAGGTGACCTTCGTAGAGAGGTTGCTATGAATATAAAAAGATTAAAAGAAATTAATTGTTATAGAGGAATTAGACATAAAAGAGGACTTCCTGTAAGAGGACAAAACACAAAGAACAATGCAAGAACTCGTAAGGGTCCTAAAAAATTAGCTCAAAAGAATAAGTAG
- the rpmJ gene encoding 50S ribosomal protein L36, with translation MKVRSSVKRMCEKCKIIKRKGKVMVICDNPKHKQKQG, from the coding sequence ATGAAAGTAAGATCATCAGTTAAAAGAATGTGTGAAAAATGCAAGATCATTAAAAGAAAAGGCAAAGTAATGGTTATTTGCGACAATCCTAAACATAAACAAAAACAAGGTTAA
- the rplN gene encoding 50S ribosomal protein L14, which produces MIQVESRLKVADNSGAKELLVIRVLGGTNKKYAKIGDTVVCSVKVATPGGVVKKGEIVKAVIVRTKKGVRRSDGSYIKFDDNAAVIIKDDKNPVGTRIFGTVTRELRSGNFMKIISLAPEVL; this is translated from the coding sequence ATGATTCAAGTAGAAAGTCGTTTAAAAGTCGCAGACAATTCAGGGGCTAAAGAACTACTAGTTATAAGAGTTTTAGGGGGTACAAATAAAAAGTACGCTAAAATCGGGGATACAGTAGTTTGTTCTGTAAAAGTTGCTACGCCTGGTGGAGTTGTTAAGAAAGGCGAAATTGTTAAAGCCGTAATAGTTAGAACTAAAAAAGGTGTTAGAAGATCGGACGGAAGTTACATCAAATTTGATGATAATGCAGCCGTTATAATAAAAGATGATAAAAATCCAGTGGGAACTAGAATTTTCGGAACAGTTACTAGAGAATTAAGATCTGGCAACTTTATGAAAATTATTTCATTGGCACCTGAAGTATTATAG
- the rpmC gene encoding 50S ribosomal protein L29: protein MKTKEIRQMSDAELQNSLKDLKVELFNLRFQLATGQLDNPMRIGGVRKDIARIKTIVRERELNIGKEA, encoded by the coding sequence ATGAAAACTAAAGAAATTCGACAAATGTCAGATGCTGAATTACAAAATTCATTAAAAGATTTAAAAGTTGAACTTTTCAACCTACGTTTTCAATTGGCTACTGGTCAGTTAGATAATCCTATGAGAATTGGTGGGGTTAGAAAAGATATTGCCAGAATTAAGACAATCGTAAGAGAACGAGAACTGAATATAGGGAAGGAGGCATAA
- the rpmD gene encoding 50S ribosomal protein L30: MSKLKVTLKKSRIGRIEKHIKNVDALGLKKIGDVVEIEDTPANRGKINQVAFMLDVEEVK; encoded by the coding sequence ATGAGTAAGCTTAAAGTAACTCTTAAAAAGAGCAGAATTGGTAGAATAGAGAAACATATTAAGAATGTTGATGCACTTGGATTAAAGAAAATTGGAGATGTTGTAGAAATAGAAGATACACCTGCAAACAGAGGTAAAATTAATCAAGTAGCATTTATGTTAGATGTAGAAGAAGTTAAATAA
- the rplR gene encoding 50S ribosomal protein L18, translating to MLKQINKEANRKARHARVRKKLSGTPQKPRLNVYKSNANIYAQIIDDIAGTTLVSASTLDKDIKSGLSNSSNKEAAKMVGDVIGKRALEKGIEEVVFDRSGYKYHGKVKELAEAARNAGLKF from the coding sequence ATGTTAAAGCAAATTAATAAAGAAGCAAACAGAAAAGCAAGACATGCTAGAGTTAGAAAGAAACTTTCTGGTACTCCTCAAAAACCAAGACTAAATGTATATAAGAGTAATGCTAATATATATGCACAAATTATTGATGATATAGCTGGAACAACATTAGTATCTGCATCTACATTAGACAAGGATATTAAAAGTGGTTTAAGTAATTCTTCAAATAAAGAAGCTGCTAAAATGGTAGGCGACGTTATTGGGAAAAGAGCTTTAGAAAAAGGTATTGAAGAAGTAGTTTTTGACAGATCAGGCTATAAATACCATGGAAAAGTTAAAGAGTTAGCTGAAGCTGCTAGAAACGCTGGACTGAAATTTTAG
- the rpsE gene encoding 30S ribosomal protein S5 has product MELEERVVAINRVTKVVKGGRNFRFSAIVVVGDKNGLVGIGSGKAQEVPEAIRKGVQDAKKHMIKVPLVGTTIPHEIIGVFGAGKVFLKPAYEGTGVIAGGPVRDVCELAGIKDIRSKSLGTSNPRNIVNATMEGLKNLKKAEDVAKLRGKSVQEILG; this is encoded by the coding sequence ATGGAATTAGAAGAAAGAGTTGTAGCTATTAACCGTGTAACTAAAGTAGTAAAAGGTGGTAGAAACTTTAGATTTAGTGCTATAGTTGTAGTTGGAGATAAAAACGGTCTTGTAGGAATTGGTTCAGGAAAAGCACAAGAAGTTCCTGAAGCTATTAGAAAAGGTGTACAAGATGCTAAGAAGCATATGATCAAGGTTCCTTTAGTAGGAACAACTATACCTCATGAAATTATAGGAGTTTTTGGAGCTGGAAAAGTATTCTTAAAACCGGCTTATGAAGGAACAGGGGTAATTGCAGGAGGTCCTGTGCGTGACGTTTGCGAACTTGCAGGAATTAAAGATATACGTTCAAAATCCCTTGGTACATCAAACCCAAGAAATATTGTTAATGCTACAATGGAAGGACTTAAAAATCTTAAAAAAGCAGAAGATGTTGCTAAATTAAGAGGAAAGTCTGTTCAAGAAATATTAGGGTAA